Proteins co-encoded in one Rhopalosiphum maidis isolate BTI-1 chromosome 2, ASM367621v3, whole genome shotgun sequence genomic window:
- the LOC113552949 gene encoding O-phosphoseryl-tRNA(Sec) selenium transferase, with protein MNSQNFTLAENLIPSSYVQQAASALRTRENLAKTLMEQRKWPDNGWDDATIEMFLSNLALMDSNNFKEHAGVGEREGRIACNLVAKRHFLMTHGIGRSENIAEVQPNATGSSLMIKLVNAMLLESIRFMGVASATGCFMVPMATGMSLMLCMLTLKQDRPGAKFVLWSRIDQKSCFKCIITAGLQPIIIDPIQCGDELHTDVPAIEAQLSTLGSDNIVCVLSTTSCFAPRVSDSLEKVACLCQKYNVPHLVNNAYGLQSTRLMHSIQDASRKGRIDVFVQSTDKNFLVPVGGAIIAGFDKTILDKITRNYPGRASCSPVMDIFITLLSLGTNGYKELITQRKEVHQHLRKELGKIAAKYGERLLDIQNNPISIAMTLTSLSVPNATETDTKKLSQLSSMMYMRHVTGCRVISSVEVKDICGYKFDGWGAHKSNYPCPYITAGASIGVKKSDIDLFIQKLDKVIARLRKSPPSNLETPSSSEGNDNTSMRRTATVASSYRSTVNGVYSTGDGSTSTSRTSSVDNLRKH; from the exons ATGAATAGTCAAAATTTTACATTAGCTGAAAATCTCATACCTTCTTCATATGTCCAGCAAGCAGCTAGCGCTTTGAGAACGAGAGAGAACTTGGCTAAAACGTTAATGGAACAA agAAAATGGCCAGATAATGGTTGGGACGATGCAACTATTGAAATGTTTCTATCAAACTTAGCACTTATGGACAGTAATAACTTTAAAGAACATGCTGGGGTTGGTGAACGAGAAGGACGCATAGCTTGTAATTTAGTTGCAAAACGACATTTTCTCATGACTCATGGAATTGGTAGGTCAGAAAATATTGCTGAAGTTCAACCTAATGCCACAGGATCcagtttaatgataaaattagtgAACGCCATGCTCTTAGAGTCTATCCGTTTTATgg gagTAGCTAGTGCAACTGGTTGTTTTATGGTTCCAATGGCTACTGGAATGAGTTTGATGTTGTGTATGTTAACTTTAAAACAAGATAGGCCTGGAGCCAAATTTGTACTATGGTCTAGAATTGAtcaaaaatcatgtttcaagtGCATCATTACAGCTG GTCTGCAACCAATAATCATTGATCCTATACAATGTGGTGATGAATTACATACAGATGTACCAGCAATTGAAGCACAGTTATCAACACTTGGATCAGATAATATAGTGTGTGTCCTTAGCACAACTAGTTGTTTTGCCCCGAGAGTATCAGATTCACTTGAAAAGGTTGCTTGTCTTTGTCAGAAATATAATGTACCACATTTAGTCAATAATGCTTATGGTTTACAATCTACCAGACTGATGCACTCGATTCAAGATGCTTCtag aaaaggGAGGATTGATGTTTTTGTTCAAAGCActgataaaaactttttagttCCTGTTGGAGGTGCTATTATTGCTGGATTTGACAAAacgattttagataaaattactAGAAATTATccag gaaGAGCATCTTGTAGTCCAGTTATGGATATCTTCATAACATTACTGTCTTTGGGTACTAATGGCTATAAAGAATTAATAACACAACGTAAAGAAGTACACCAACATTTACGGAAAGAACTTGGAAAGATTGCAGCAAAATATGGTGAACGTTTATtggatatacaaaataatcctATTTCTATAG CTATGACATTGACATCATTAAGTGTTCCAAATGCGACTGAAactgatacaaaaaaattaagtcaACTAAGCTCAATGATGTATATGCGCCATGTTACAGGCTGCAGAGTTATATCATCAGTTGAAGTCAAAGATATCTGTGGTTATAAATTTGATG gtTGGGGGGCACATAAATCCAACTACCCTTGTCCATACATTACAGCTGGTGCCTCAATAGGTGTTAAAAAGTCTGACATTGatttgtttatacaaaaattggaTAAAGTTATCGCTAGGTTAAGAAAATCACCTCCATCTAATCTGGAAACTCCATCATCATCTGAAGGTAATGATAACACATCAATGCGACGAACAGCAACAGTTGCATCTAGCTATCGAAGCACAGTAAATGGAGTTTACTCTACTGGAGATGGCAGTACATCAACTTCACGCACGTCTAGTGTTGATAATTTACGTAAACATTGa